The genomic stretch CCACACTGGCTTATCCGGATAAAGTTTTCAGAGGGCAGATTAGCCAGGTTATGCATGTACTTGATCCGGTGAATAAAGTGATGCAGGTACGTATCGTTTTGCCAAATCCTGGATATTTGCTGAAACCTGAAATGTTTGCAAGTGTTACCGTTGTTCATCCGGATAAACAATTGATGATGTGTATACCAGACAAAGATTTGATATTTGATCACAGCCGTTATTACGTACTTGTTTACCATGGCATGCATCATGTGGAAATCCGTCCGGTAGAAGTAGAAAAGGAAATAAACGGGGTTGCATTTATCTCATCAGGGCTTAAACCAGGAGAGCTGATTTTGGGTGATCAGCAGTTGTTGATTTATCAGGCTTTAAATCAATAAACCGCATATGTCAAAGTTTATTCGCGGAATTGTAGCATTTTCTCTGAAAAACAGGTTTTTTATTTTTTTCATTACTCTTATCCTTCTTGTTGCTGGCATCATCAGCTTCAAACAGATGCCTATTGAAGCATTTCCGGATGTAACCAACACACAGATTACCATTATCACACAATGGCCGGGTCGCAGTGCAGAAGAGGTGGAGAAGTTTGTAACGATCCCCATTGAAATTGCTATGAATCCTGTACAGAAAAAAACAAGTTTACGTTCCACGAGCATATTTGGACTGTCAGTTGTTACAATTAATTTCCAGGATCATGTTACTGATCAGGAAGCCCGGATGCAAGTAAATTATCTGCTTCCCAATGCTGATTTGCCTGATGGAGTTACTCCCGTGGTACAACCGCCTACTACACCTACCGGCGAAATTTATCGTTATACACTGGAAAGTAAATTTCGCAGCCCGCGTGAATTGAAGACCATCAACGATTGGGTGGTGGATCGGGAACTGCGATCAGTACCTGGTGTAGCCGATATTGTGAGTTTTGGTGGAATGGTAAAGACGTATGAAGTGCAGGTCAATCCGCAAAAGCTTCAGGACCTGGGCATTACACCGCTGGATGTGTATTCAGCCATTGCACGAAGTAATATCAATATCGGTGGTGATATCATTGAAAAAAACAATCAGGCCTATGTGGTGCGCGGTATTGGCTTGCTGAACGATATCCATGAAATAGAAAATGTGATTGTCACACAAATCAATGGTGTTCCCGTATTGGTAAAGGATGTGGCACATGTGGTGATTTCCAATTTGCCAAGATTAGGTGAAGTGGGCAGAACTGATGCTATAGATTCTGCAGGTAATCGAATCATCAAAGATAATCCTGATGCGGTGGAAGGTATTGTACTGATGCGGAGAGGAGAAAATCCGGATGAAGTCATTGCCGGACTTAAACAAAAAATTGCCCAGCTGAATGACCATATCTTACCTGCTGATGTAAAAATTGTGCCGTATTATGACCGGGAAGATCTCATTCATTATGCCACACACACCGTGTTGCATAATATGATTGAAGGCATTTTGCTGGTTACTCTTATTGTTTCCTTGTTCATGTTCAATTGGCGTACCACATTGATTGTAGCCATTATCATTCCGCTATCGTTGTTTTTTGCTTTCATGTGTCTGCGGTTGTTGGGAATGTCGGCCAACCTGTTATCATTGGGTGCTGTTGATTTCGGAATCATCATTGATGGCGCTGTGATTATGGTGGAAGGCATGTTTGTATTACTTGATCACAAAGCAAGCGATATCGGAATGGAAAGATTCAATAAGCTGGCCAAGATGGGCATGATCAAACGCAGAGGGGGTCAGCTGGCAAATTCCATCTTTTTTGCCAAGTTAATCATTATTATGGCTCTGATACCCATCTTCTCCTTTCAGAAGGTGGAAGGGAAAATGTTTTCTCCTCTGGCCTATACCCTTGGCTTTGCTTTATTAGGAGCTTCGTTTTATACACTCACACTTATACCTGTACTGATTCATTTATTGCTATACAAAAATGTACATGAAAAACGCAATCCTTTTGTAGAACTCACCACACACTGGGTGATGCGTGCTTTCCGCTTTACCTTTCAGCACAGGCGGGCAACACTTATTATTTCAGCTGTGGTAGTCATCTTTGGATTATATGCTTTCCGGTTGTTGGGAACTGAATTTTTACCAGAACTTAATGAGGGTGCACTCTGGATACGGGCACAGTTGCCCTATAGTGTTTCCTTGCAAAAAGCAGTAGAGGTAGCCAATCAGATGCGTGAAATATTAATTTCCTTTCCAGAGGTAAACAAAGTAGTATCGCAAACTGGAAGGCCGGATGATGGTACAGATGTAACAGGATTTTACAACATTGAATTTGACGTGGCTCTTAAACCCAAATCCCAATGGCCCTCCCATCTCAGCGAAGATAAACTGATTGCAGACATGCAACAGAAATTATCTGTTATTCCTGGTGCAGATTTAAACTTTTCCCAACCCATCAGGGATAATGTAGAAGAGGCCGTATCAGGCGTGAAGGGATCGATAGTTGTAAAAGTATTTGGTGATTCTCTAGGCTATATGCAGAGTACATGCGAGCAAATTGCTGATATTTTAAAGACTGTAAAAGGCATTGAAGATGTAGGAGTTATTAAAAATTTGGGACAACCTGAATTGCGGATTGATCTCAATCAACAAAAAATGGCTATGTATGGTGTTGCTACACAGGATGCTCAAACAGTCACAGAAATGGCTATTGGTGGGAAAGCCGTATCGCAACTTTATGAAGGTGTTGAGCATTTTGATATCCGTGTAAGATTTCCTGAACAATTCCGCAAAAATGCAGATGATATCGGCAATCTGCTGGTGCCAACCATTAGGGGTACGCAGGTGCCTTTGAAAGAGATTTCCTATATTAGTACTGAAACAGGTCCTTGTTTGATTTTCAGAGATAATCATCAGCGTTATTCTGCAGTCAAGTTTTCTGTAAGAGGGCGGGATATGGGAAGTGCGGTGGCAGAAGCCCAGCAAAAGGTAAATGCTGTCATTCATCTGAAAAAAGGATATACTATGATGTGGCAGGGCGATTTTGAGAATGAACAACGTGCATCCAAACGGCTACGCCAGGTAGTGCCCATCAGTTTGCTGCTTATTTTTATTTTGCTGTATTCTATGTTTGGCAATGTCAAAGATGCCGGCCTGGTATTTTTCAATATTCCATTCGCTTTTGTGGGGGGAACTGTTGCACTGCTCATCACGCATACCAATTTCAGTATTTCTGCAGGGATTGGATTTATTGCCTTGTTTGGAATTTGTATTTTGACAGGCGTATTGCTGATTGGAGCATTTAAAGAGCGGCTTGACCGATGGGTTCATCAACCAGGTGCATTGACACGTTCCATCCGCGAAGGTGTAAGGGCTTACGTAAGGCCTGTGCTGATGACATCTTTAATGGATATATTGGGACTATTACCTGCAGCTGTTTCCACAGGGATCGGCTCGGAAAGCTCCCGGCCACTGGCCCGAGTTGTGATAGGCGGACTTATCTTTGCAACAGCTTTTAAGCTGCTGGTATTTCCTTTGATCTTTCAGCTGGCCTATCGCAAGGTAGATTTAAGGGAGGAACAAGCATAAACCTTATTTCTTAAGCATCCAGGCTGGTGGCTCATCTGCTGAAGGCCCGTACAGGCCAGGCACGGAGACATTCAGCAAACGCAGATAAACCATCAGTTCAGCCCTATGATGAATGAGATGATGCAGGCTAAACCACCGGATTACTTGTATTCGCTTCCCTTCAAGAATGATCGCATTTCCATTGCGTATGACCCAGTTTTGCAACAAATGCGCATCGTTGGTGGCTTTAATTGCCTGCAACACTTGTTCCCGCACGTCAGAAAAAGTGCGCAGCAGTGTAGCTTGCGATTCCGGAAGTTCCCGACGACGAGGAGGAGACTGTGCAAAATCTCTTTCCGGTTCCTGCAGGATAATCAGTATGAATCTTGGCAGCGTGGCTATGTGCGAAGCAAGCTGGCCAAGTGACATAGATTTTTCATGAGGTTTCCATGAAAAATGAGCTTCGGGTACACGTGCAAGTGCCGTGCTTGTAAGGCCGAATTCTCTTTCGAGATCCTGTTGCAGAAATGTTTTAATATCCATAGTAAAATGAAATGAAAATGCGTGAAAATAATGAGTTTATTTATGTATTATGTTCCCTGTAACCTGCACGATAAAACACATATCGGATGGTACCGTAGCTGTATCGCAGGTATTTGCTGATATGTGCAGGTTTGATCCATTGCGCATCCAGAATATCTTCTTCAATCTGTGGAACTGTTAATTCTGTTCCCGTAAATTTCATTTTAAACCAATGTGTTTTTTTAAGGGTTTGTTCCTTCGTATATCGATCGTTGTAAACATGATAGGTGTGGCAAATAAGATGCTCTATTTCTACATGATACAGTCCCGTTTCTTCGCGCACTTCCCTTAAAGCCGTTTGCTGAGGATCATCACCCTCTTCAATTTTCCCTTTAGGCAAATCCCATTTACCTAACCGAAAAATCAACAACACATCTTGTTGCTCATTTGTAATCAATCCGCCTGCCGCCTCGCGTATCACAAACTTCCGGCTGATATCTTCGAATATCGTTTGTATGTCCTGTGATTCAATGATAGAGGCTTCTCTTTCTCCTTGTTGCAACTGCTGAATGGCAGTTTGTATGTCCCCGGATGTTTTATTTATTAGATATTTTTCCCATGATGAAGCCGGTAGTATAATTTCAGGAATATCGGACAACTGTTCACATATAATCAAGGGTTTTTCCTGTATCCAGATGATATGTGGTTCCATAAGCAATCAAATTCATTTCAAAAATAAAATTTATTCATGGCATAACAGCATAACGAATAGATGTTCCCTTGTTTTCATAAAAATTTAATTAGGTTTGCGGCATGGAAACTGCGCATCAGGTAGCTGAGAAGCTGCTTTTCATCAATGCCGTAAAATTGAGTCCAGATAAGCCTTTCACCTGGGCTTCCGGATGGAAATCGCCCATTTATTGTGACAACCGTCGTATTCTTTCTTTTCCCTATATCCGGGATTATATCAAATCTGAATTAAGCAATTTGATTGATCAGCGTTTTCCGGATGCAGAAGTAATTGCAGGTGTAGCCACGGCTGGTATTGCACATGGTGTGTTGGCGGCAGATTTGCTGAAGCTGGGTTTTGTGTATGTACGTTCAGGCCGGAAGGATCATGGTTTGGGTAATCAGATTGAAGGCTTTTTTAATCCCGGCCAAAAAATCGTTGTGGTTGAGGATCTGATATCGACCGGTGGGAGCAGTTTGCAGGCCTGTGAAGTTTTAAAGGCTGCCGGAGGAGATGTAAAAGGTGTGGTTGCTGTATTTGATTACGGATTTGATCATGCACGAAAATCTTTTCAGCAGGCGGGCATTGCTGTGTACGCATTGAGTCATTATGAAGCATTGCTGGAGGTGGCTCTGCAGAAAGGCATGATTCAGCAGGAGCAGTTATCTGTTTTGCAGCAATGGCGGCAATCGCCTGATACCTGGGGACAGGGATGATGCATGTTTAAACCGTGTTTTTTTCCTGCACGTGAAGCACAAGCCTGGGGCTAACTGTAATGCGTCGGGCAGATACTGGCCCGCCATGTTGTGCTTTTTCCTCTATAGCCTGGATCAGCAGCTGCATGGCTTTTTGTCCCTGTTCATAGGGAAATTGTTCAAGCGATGCCATGGGAGGATGGGCTACATATTTGTTGATGTGGAGATTGGCAAAACTTACAATGGCTA from Thermoflavifilum aggregans encodes the following:
- a CDS encoding efflux RND transporter permease subunit: MSKFIRGIVAFSLKNRFFIFFITLILLVAGIISFKQMPIEAFPDVTNTQITIITQWPGRSAEEVEKFVTIPIEIAMNPVQKKTSLRSTSIFGLSVVTINFQDHVTDQEARMQVNYLLPNADLPDGVTPVVQPPTTPTGEIYRYTLESKFRSPRELKTINDWVVDRELRSVPGVADIVSFGGMVKTYEVQVNPQKLQDLGITPLDVYSAIARSNINIGGDIIEKNNQAYVVRGIGLLNDIHEIENVIVTQINGVPVLVKDVAHVVISNLPRLGEVGRTDAIDSAGNRIIKDNPDAVEGIVLMRRGENPDEVIAGLKQKIAQLNDHILPADVKIVPYYDREDLIHYATHTVLHNMIEGILLVTLIVSLFMFNWRTTLIVAIIIPLSLFFAFMCLRLLGMSANLLSLGAVDFGIIIDGAVIMVEGMFVLLDHKASDIGMERFNKLAKMGMIKRRGGQLANSIFFAKLIIIMALIPIFSFQKVEGKMFSPLAYTLGFALLGASFYTLTLIPVLIHLLLYKNVHEKRNPFVELTTHWVMRAFRFTFQHRRATLIISAVVVIFGLYAFRLLGTEFLPELNEGALWIRAQLPYSVSLQKAVEVANQMREILISFPEVNKVVSQTGRPDDGTDVTGFYNIEFDVALKPKSQWPSHLSEDKLIADMQQKLSVIPGADLNFSQPIRDNVEEAVSGVKGSIVVKVFGDSLGYMQSTCEQIADILKTVKGIEDVGVIKNLGQPELRIDLNQQKMAMYGVATQDAQTVTEMAIGGKAVSQLYEGVEHFDIRVRFPEQFRKNADDIGNLLVPTIRGTQVPLKEISYISTETGPCLIFRDNHQRYSAVKFSVRGRDMGSAVAEAQQKVNAVIHLKKGYTMMWQGDFENEQRASKRLRQVVPISLLLIFILLYSMFGNVKDAGLVFFNIPFAFVGGTVALLITHTNFSISAGIGFIALFGICILTGVLLIGAFKERLDRWVHQPGALTRSIREGVRAYVRPVLMTSLMDILGLLPAAVSTGIGSESSRPLARVVIGGLIFATAFKLLVFPLIFQLAYRKVDLREEQA
- a CDS encoding DinB family protein; amino-acid sequence: MDIKTFLQQDLEREFGLTSTALARVPEAHFSWKPHEKSMSLGQLASHIATLPRFILIILQEPERDFAQSPPRRRELPESQATLLRTFSDVREQVLQAIKATNDAHLLQNWVIRNGNAIILEGKRIQVIRWFSLHHLIHHRAELMVYLRLLNVSVPGLYGPSADEPPAWMLKK
- the pyrE gene encoding orotate phosphoribosyltransferase is translated as METAHQVAEKLLFINAVKLSPDKPFTWASGWKSPIYCDNRRILSFPYIRDYIKSELSNLIDQRFPDAEVIAGVATAGIAHGVLAADLLKLGFVYVRSGRKDHGLGNQIEGFFNPGQKIVVVEDLISTGGSSLQACEVLKAAGGDVKGVVAVFDYGFDHARKSFQQAGIAVYALSHYEALLEVALQKGMIQQEQLSVLQQWRQSPDTWGQG
- a CDS encoding NUDIX hydrolase, with the protein product MEPHIIWIQEKPLIICEQLSDIPEIILPASSWEKYLINKTSGDIQTAIQQLQQGEREASIIESQDIQTIFEDISRKFVIREAAGGLITNEQQDVLLIFRLGKWDLPKGKIEEGDDPQQTALREVREETGLYHVEIEHLICHTYHVYNDRYTKEQTLKKTHWFKMKFTGTELTVPQIEEDILDAQWIKPAHISKYLRYSYGTIRYVFYRAGYREHNT